The following is a genomic window from Pseudophryne corroboree isolate aPseCor3 chromosome 3, aPseCor3.hap2, whole genome shotgun sequence.
gtgaatcactgcacacgagtcctgggaaagatggtagcttcctacgaagcgatcccattcggcaggttccatgccagaatttttcagtgggacctcttggaccaatggtccggatcgcatcttcaaatgcatcggatgataaccctgtctccacggaccagggtgtctctcttgtggtggctgcagagtgctcatctcgtggagggccgcagactcggcatacaggactgggtcatggtgaccacggatgccagccttcgaggctggggggcagtcacgttcggaagaaacttccaaggactttggacaagtcacgagacttccctacacataaatgttctggaactgagggccatttacaatgccctgagtcaggcaaaagccctacttcaaaaccaaccggttctgatccagtcagacaacatcacggctgtcgcccatgtaaaccgacagggcggcacaagaagcagggcggcgatggcagaagccacaaggattctccgatgggcggaaaatcacgtgtcagcactgtcagcagtgttcattccgggagtggacaactgggatgcggacttcctcagcagacacgacctccacccgggagagtgtggacttcatccagaagttttccaacagatagtaaaccattgggaaaaaccacaggtggacatgatggcgtcccacctaaacaaaaaactagaaaaatattgcgccaggtcaagggaccctcaggcgatagcggtggacgctctagtgacaccgtgggtgtaccggtcggtttatgtgttccctcctcttcctctcatacccaaggtactgaggataataaggaaaagaggagtaagaactatactcattgttccggattggccaagaaggtcttggtacccaaaacttcaagagttaatctcagaggacccatggcctctgccgctcagacaggacctgctgcagcaggggccctgtctgtcccaagacttactatggcggttgaacgccggatcctaaaggaaaagggcattccggaagaagtcatccctacgctgattaaagccaggaaagatgtaactgctaaACATTataaccgcatatggcgaaaatatgttgcttggtgtgaggccataaaggccccaacagaggaatttcaactgggtcgatttctacacttcctacaggcaggagtgactatgggcctaaaattaggctccattaaggtacagatctcggctctgtcgattttcttccagaaagaactagcttcactacctgaagttcagacatttgtaaaaggagtgctgcatattcagccaccttttgtgcctcgagtggcaccttgggatctcaacgtggtgttgagtttcctaaaatcacattggtttgaaccactaaaaaccgtggatctaaaatatctcacgtggaaagtggtcatgttattgaccttggcttcggccaggcgtgtatcagaattggcggctttgtcatgtaaaagcccttatctgattttccatatggatagggcagaattgaggactcgtccccagtttctccctaaggtggtgtcagcttttcacttgaaccaacctattgtagtgcctgcggctactagggacttggaggattccaagttactggacgtagtcagggccttgaaaatttatgtttccaggacggctggagtcaggaaaactgactcgctatttatcctgtatgcacccaacaagatgggtgctcctgcttctaagcagactattgctcgctggatttatagcacaattcagctggcgcattctgcggctggactgccgcatcctaaatctgcaagagcccattccacaaggaaggtgggctcatcttgggcggctgcccgaggggtctcagctttacaactttgccgagctgctacttggtcaggggcaaacacgtttgcaaaattctacaaatttgataccctggctgaggaggacctggagttctctcattcggtgctgcagagtcatccgcactctcccgcccgtttgggagctttggtataatccccatggtccttacggagtccccagcatccactaggacgtcagagaaaataagattttactcaccggtaaatctatttctcgtagtccgtagtggatgctgggcgcccgtcccaagtgcggattgtctgcaatacttgtacatagttattgttaactaaaagggttattgttgagccatctgttgagaggctctgttatgttcatactgttaactgggtataatatcacaagttatacggtgtgattggtgtggctggtacgagtcttacccgggattcaagatccttccctattgtgtcagctcttccgggcacagtatcctaactgaggcttggaggggggtcatagggggaggagccagtgcacaccaggtagtcataaatctttcttagatgtgcccagtctcctgcggagccgctattccccatggtccttacggagtccccagcatccactacggactacgagaaatagatttaccggtgagtaaaatcttattgcaacaatggtaaattcttaccataaatctcattattcCTGTGGAAGAGGCAGCTATGATCCATCAGTGCATGCGTCTGATGGAAAAACTTGTGTCCTCTGAGGGCGGTTGAATTTGGAAGGTTCTACTTTAGGGATCTTCAGTTATATCTGATATCCAAATGGGAAGGGTCACATCTCCAGCTGTCCTGGGTCATTGTCTCTCACCTCAGGCTCATTTCTCCCTCATTTGGTGGCTGGGTTCCAGACATCTCTGCCAAGGTCTCTTCTTTACAGTTTGTGACTGTATTTTGGTGACTATGGATGTCAGTCTCCGGGGCTGGTGAACTGGGGTTCTTCCTTTCCAAGTggtttagggcctaatttagaccttatCACTGTTGTCCAAATTCACTAGGCGGCTAATGTACTAAGCAATTCATCACACACCTGctccgcaggtcaggttttcttgtTGCACTTGCTGAGCTGATAAAGGATGTCACCATGATGGATCTTGTCAGCTGACTGCATCTCCTCCAGAGTGCTGCATGCCTCGGCTGTCTCTGGCAGCCAATCTGTGACCTGCAGCTCCTATATAAACCTTTCATATCCATTTACTCACTGCCAGAGCAATAAGTGACATTGCTGAAAACTTGGCTCCTGTTTAGGAGCAAGTCTGCAATTCCTAGTGATATATCAGTGTCTCAGTATTGCTGGACTTTCCTGTGTGCAAGTATCAGGGCTGCTACGCTTTCCAAGCTACAGATTAAGCCTGAGAATCTTGTATATCTACTCAGCTAAATCACCATGTTCCTAGATTCTGCTGTTACCTGTGTCTCAGCTTAGAGCTGCACCACCTGCACGTCACTGATTACAGATACATTAGTGTGCTCCTGTTCTCACATCCTGCAGGTTATCCACCTGTTACATGTGCAAGTTCCTGCTAATTTCTCAAAGCTCATCCACCTGGACATTCTCTTTCCTGCTCTGTGTTgtccagtcacagtcatctccagtcccagcccagtcacagtcctctccagtcccagcccagtcctcTCCAGTCCCAACCCAGTCCCCTCTAGTCCCAGCCCAGTCCCAGTCCTCACCTGTCTCAGTCCAGTCACAGTCATCTCTAGTCCCGTCCCATCACAATCATCACCGTACTCAGCCCAGTCACAATCATCTCCAGTCCCATCCCAGTCAGACtaatctccagtcccagcccagtcagaGGCATCACTGGTCTCAGTCCAGTCACAGTCAACACAGGTCCCAACCCGGTCAGAGTCATCACTGGTCCTGGCGCGGTCACAGTCATCACTGGTCCCGGCGCGGTCACAGTCATCACTGGTCCCGGCGCGGTCACAGTCATCACTGGTCCCGGCGCGGTCACAGTCATCACTGGTCCCGGCGCGGTCACAGTCATCACTGGTCCCGGCGCGGTCAGAGTCATCACTGGTCCCGGCGCGGTCAGAGTCATCACCGGTCCCGGCGCGGTCAGAGTCATCACTGGTCCCGGCGCGGTCACAGTCATCACTGGTCCCGATGCGGTCAGAGTCATCATCGGGTCAGAGGCGTCACCGGTCTCAGCCAGGTCAGAGGCGTCACCGGTCTCAGCCAGGTCAGAGGCGTCACCGGTCTCAGCCAGGTCAGAGGCGTCACCGGTCTCAGCCAGGTCAGAGGCGTCACCGGTCTCAGCCAGGTCAGAGGCGTCACCGGTCTCAGCCAGGTCAGAGGCGTCACCGGTCTCAGCCAGGTCAAAGGCGTCACCGGCCCTTCCCAGCCTATGGCATCACCAGTCCCAGCCCGGTCTAAAGCATCACCGGTCCCAGCCCGGTCTGAGGCGTCATAGTTCTCAGCCAGGTCAGAGGTGTCACCGTTCTCAGCCAGGTCAGAGGCGTCACCGTTCTCAGCCAGGTCAGAGGCGTCACCGTTCTCAGCCAGGTCAGAGGCGTCACCGTTCTCAGCCAGGTCAGAGGCGTCACCGTTCTCAGCCAGGTCAGAGGCGTCACCATTCTCAGCCAGGTCAGAGGCGTCACCGTTCTCAGCCAGGTCAGAGGCGTCACCGTTCTCAGCCAGGTCAGAGGCGTCTCCGGTCTCAGGCCGGTCAGAGGTGTCACTGGTCCCAGCTCGGTCAGAGGCATCACTGGTCCCAGCCAGGTCAGAGGTGTCACCGGTCTCAGCCAGGTCAGAAGCGTCACCGGTCTCAGCCCGATTTGGGGCAATATGTTTAGGTCATGAGAGAATGAGATTCCAATACAGAACCAAAGGACCTAGTTCAGAGAGTACACAATACAGATGTTTACAGAGTTCATTGATTATTGGCCAACTCTGCATACGTTACACTCTCACCGCACCAAGGTACCTCGGCAATGTCTCTCGCAGTGAAGAATTATTGACaaactgattgacagtcagagaccACATAAGGCAGTTACAGGTAGTGGCAGCACACACACTTTTCGGGGCATGTCTCTGGCGATATCTGTGATCtcatatgcagaaaacatggcgtcAGCGTCTCAGTTCCTGCGGCCATTCTGTATGACCCTAGGGCTACTCACATGGTCCTAGCATAGGCACACATAGCTGTTAGAGTTTTgcttgtgcttttcctgttcctagctatgttcatctctctgcctatgtttatttggttttgatctgaatttatTCCCACAGGTGGATGTAGCAGCCGGAATGTCTCAGAGGATCATCTGATTCTATTGCCAGATGGTGAAATAGAAGAAAAATATGTCTCCCAAGAATCTCCTAAAGAAATCCCTCTTACCCCAGTTACACATGCAGCACATCACCGTGCAGATATATCACCTGTtccctctgatcctggggaatCTTCCCCTGATATCTCTGAtaatggtgcatctgttacagctcttacAGTAGATACAGAGTTACCCTCTactgtagatgccaaatgttttacacaggacACACaggttattacccatcagccaggtgagaggccatttccatgtcctgagtgtgggaaatgttttataaagaaatcagctcttgttacacatcagggaagtcacacaggtgagaggccatttccatgttctgagtgtgggaaatgttttacatggaaatcacatcttgttacacatcagagaagtcacacaggtgagaggccatttccatgttctgagtgtgggaaatgttttacatggaaatcacatcttgttatgcatcagagaagtcacacaggtgagaagccatttccatgttctgagtgtgggaaatgttttacacagaaatcacatcttgttttacatgagagaggtcacacaggagagaagccttatacatgttctgagtgtgggaaatgttttacatggaaatcatctcttgttagacatcagagaagtcacgcaggtgagaggccatttccatgttctgagtgcgggaaatgttttacagacaaatcagctcttgttacacatcagataagtcacaaaggtgagaggccatttacatgctctgagtgtgggaaatgttttataaagaaattctatcttgttagacatcagagtaatcacacaggtgagaagccatttccatgttctgagtgtgggaaatgttttactgttCAATCAAATCTTGTtatgcatcagagaagtcacacaggtgagaagccatttccatgttctgagtgtgggaaatgttttacacagaaatcacatcttgttttacatgagagaggtcacacaggtgagaagccttatacatgttctgagtgtgggaaatgttttagcgaTAAATCACATCTTtttagacatcagaggagtcacacaggtgagaaacgatttccatgttctgagtgtgggaaatattttagagAGAAATCAGATCTTGcatcacatcagagaagtcacacaggtgagaagccatttccatgctctgagtgtgggaaatgttttacacagaaatcacatcttgttttacatgagagaggtcacacaggtgagaagccttatacatgttctgagtgtgggaaatgttttagcgaTAAATCACATCTTtttagacatcagaggagtcacacaggtgagaaaccattttcatgttctgagtgtgggaaatattttagagAGAAATCAGATCTTGcatcacatcagagaagtcacacaggtgagaagccatttccatgccctGAGTAAGTGGAGTTACTCAGGTGGTACTTTGTGTGTTTGCAAGTGAGAATATTTTATCCAAAAAATAAACATCAGTCAGTATGTCTCATGTCACAGgctatgtattgttctaatgtatTTTAATATTTCAATAAAATATCACAATGTAATCATAAAATCTATAAAATAAACAGAGTTGGTGGATTACAGTAAAaacttattattttctcttacgtcctagaggatgctggggttccatttagtaccatggggtatagatgggtcctctaggagccatgggaactttaagagtttaatagtgtgggctggctccttcctctatgcccctcctaccagactcagtttagaaaatgtgcccggaggagccggtcacagctaggggagctcataGGAGGTTCCTACTCCCGCTACCTCATCTAAGGCCCCTATTACATATCCTAAAAAGCGTgcccttgcccagataatgcaggctgacacggacaccgactctgatacaggggacggtgatggggatatgctggGGGGAAATGCATCCCTTGCTAGGGGGGTGCAActgaagattgagactacgctcaaatcactatacacagctacaggcgttaaagcccactattgcttgtgcgtggatttctaaagccatagtaaagtggtcaggcacattactagaggaattagatactttGGATAGGAGTGACGTTAAATTGTTTTTacttcacatacaggattctgcaggtttcatggtggaccttggtctgcttaatgcaagggctacttccatggcagtctcagcatgcatgggactctggctgcgccaatggtctgcggatgtggaatccaagaaaagtgtggagagcctacccttcacaggtcaggctctgtttggggacacattggatgtgtggatctccactgCAACTGCGGGTAAATTGACCTTCcttctgataatgtcaaatattatcttaaaacacaaagctatacactattaccgtggagccgctatggccgctagacttattacaaacactacggactaagtacgctatttgcgtactgagtaccgtattgatacgctaatagcgtaagagacgctgtgccgtgggcatgaaacacgagcggcacagacgctcacagaatgatatacagtaaaccttatgtaatgaaacagtgtaaggatatgcttatactttaaaccttagcagcaaagcactatacctttaaactttaagtagcgctggtgatacaaagtatcagcagtgcatacaccttaacaatgcttatacaccctaaacaggttaaactactttaaaagccctggcaggaaagtgaacacacaacaccagtttgtatttgaaaccacaggggttctaaggcctccgtggactgagtctaataaaaggtaaaacagtacaagtcatacactacaagctaacacagaaatctaacagaataacagagaaataatatgaacaatggcgaacaatggctacacagaaatatacatacgtgagaatgtttcgccagcgcaacctggaatccagtcctccgctatcagggaGACAGCTTTCAGAGTCTTGTCTGACCAAGCCTGCTgtaagctctatttattcactaactcaagacataatacaatagacactgtgtgctcttcttccattggttagggggtgggacatgtcctgcaccagggaccattggttagttcaagaagtgggcgatggctatgacttgggatgtggagttcccgccccataatcagttcaaacccatcacattaaatataaatctggtattattaatatcttaatgaggtaagttttaacaatgttcttattcccaccagattaatgttcacgtgactctgaacaatatgatcccacacatgatattactatctcaatcttcaagatattcatatatccacatattcatatatatatatatatatatatatatatatatatatatatatatacatacacactcttgctattacaatttgttaggaattatatattcacatatctatatatatatatctatatatatatatatatatatatatatatatatattgtatataaatgaatacctctatatccatggattttggactagggatgttagtattctaaattcctatctgtctggattgttgtggttagctattgtttcggatcttccaaacaaactctgtccctGGGCATTATTCACCCCACTGTCCCCcttcttcagttgagacaatgacaattcagcacttcattattctggagagaaacctggcactattcataaacaaaggtgtatgccctcttcatagaatctcaaagcttagtgtaaataaggccattgtatctcagtctgtgggaaatttatgtgtgactgaattccattcacgtcccctccccattcgtaatatattttaaatacaattttatatctattttctacttctgcacataactatgcgcaggaacatgcgaatctttcctaactaacattggaatgttacccttgaaataccctacagctggatactagacaccacctttcaacctttatctgacccttcctatcatgcaaagaggaatctctctgtccaggaactgtttaaactaatcatactcgctgacatggtctaggggaataatacctacaaaatgcactatttgggttaaatatgctacattcgagtcgcacgctacacgctcacaaactccgccgtaattacacatctcatgcgcacgagacactgaagcgtcccttacgcaacttgcgggtatgtgtacgcacgggggaccaggtggacGAGCAGCGCGTgtatgcatgaggggttagtacaaggcatacgcatcatgatatttttccgactttgacacttccctcagcaacaccaccgACTAGGTAATCTTATCCTATGTCTACAATGCAGTCATTTCGGACAGGGAAAGTTAAaaggtccaaacccccttccactttctttagaggaggtcagaagaaatccagaaaacctgcaccagcagTTTCCCAGGAACAcaagccaggttctgcttcctccaagttttcagcatgacagtggacctcgcAGCCTGgtaatcgggcaggtgggagcaagactaaaagatttcagtctcaTCTGGGCGTCctcttgcctagacccctgggtgaaagATAttattgcccaggggtacagactggagtttcaggcactcccacctcacagattcttcaaatcaggcttaccagctttgctgacagaaagtgctatcctacaggaagccatacaAAAATTGTTACACACaagtgtcattgttccagttctacctcatctAAAGGGCAAGGGTTATTaatccaacctatttgtggtaccgaaacccggacggttcggtaaggctgattttaaacctaaagtcattgaacccctacttgagggaattcaaattcaagatggagtctcagatCTATGGtctggagggggaattcttggtatccctggatatcaaggatgcgctactggactgtcagtatcagttccaggcactgccatttggcctctccacagcaccgagagtcttcaccaaggtcatggcagagatgatgctcctccacaAGTGggaagtgaacattattccatatctggacgatctgctgataaaagcatcttccagggagaagctgttacagagcattgctctctcaactcaactactccaggatcatgggtggatcctgaactttccaaagtcatatttggagccgacaaggagactgtccttcctggggatgatcctcgacacggaagtgcagaggttgtttctaccggtggagaaagcgttggtgattcaatcgatggtccgggatgtcctgaaacctgcccgggtatcggttcatcagtgcattcgtcttctggggaagatggttgcttcctACAAGGCtgaagatttcatgcacagtccttccaactggatctcctggacaaatggtcaggatctcatcttcacatgcactagcGAATTCGCCTGTTACCAGAAGCCAGAATttagctcctctggtggctgcaagcttctcaccttctcgagggctgaaggttcgggattcagaattggatccttctaaccatggatgcaagtctcagaggttgaggagcagtcacccaaggggaaaacttccaagaaaagtggtcgtctggaatccatccttctgataaacattctggaactaagggccatgtacaacggccttctacaagcggcacatcttctacaatatcaggctattcaggttcagtcggacaatgtaacgacagtgtcctacataaaccgacagggcggaacgaagagcagagctgcaatgtctgaggtaacaagaatcctcctctgggcagaaaagcacgcggtagcgatgtctgcgatcttcattcggggagtggacaactgggaagcggacttcctcagcagacacgatctccatccaagagaatggggcctccacccagaggtgtacgAGGAGGTAACAGGTTGTTGGGGTGTACCTTAAATAAACATgaaggcctcctgcctcaacaagagagacccacaagcagtggcggtggatgccctggtaaaactgtgggtgttcaagtcagtgtatgtgttccctccacttccactcattccaagaatactaaagcttgtacaaagaacaagagttcaggcgatcctcattgctccggactggtcacggagggcttggtacgcagatcttctggaataactgttggaggatccgaggcctcttcctctttgcgaggaccttctgtaAGAGGgagcgttcgcttatcaagacttaccgcgactacgtttgacagaatggaggttgaacacctgttattagctcggaagggcattccgaaaaaagtaattcctaccctgatacaggctagggagggagtaatgtctaaacattaccaccggatttggaaaaagcatgtgtcttggtgtgaatccaagaagtttcctacggtggagtttcaactaggacagtttctcctctttctacaagcaggtgtggatgtgggcctacgcttgggctccattaaagtccagattttggccttgtccattttcttccagaaacaattggctgctctccctgaggttcatcgtttcttgaaaggggttctgcacatccaaccaccttttgtgcctcctactgcaccgtgggatcgtaatgtggtgctgcatttcctgcaatcggattggttcgagcctttacaggaggtggatgtcaagtttcttacttggaaggcggtcacactgttggcattggcatctgctaggcatctgtcagaattggaggcattgtcctgcaagaacccctacttgattttccatgaagatagggctgagctcagaacgcgtcagcaatttcttccaaaggttgcgtcggcctttcatatcaaccatcctgttgtggtgccagtggctactgacacctcaattacctcaaagtccttggatgttgtgagggctttgaagaattatgtgaagagaacttcttgtcacagaaagtcggatgctctgtttgtcctttatgatcccaacaaggttgggtgtcctgcttctaagcagacgatttctcgttggatcaggtttactatccagcatgcttattctacggcaggcttgctgtgtccaagatctcttaaggcccactctactcgtaaagtgggttcttcctgagtgggttcttcctgagcagctgcccggggtgtctcggctttacaactttgccgagcagttacttggtctgggtcaaacacgtttgctaagttctgcaagttggatactttggcctctgaggacctaaattttggtcaatctgttctgcaggaacctcagcactctccctcctgtactgggagctttggtacatccccatggtactaaatggaaccccagcatcctcttggacgtaagagaaaataagattttactcaccggtaaatctatttctcgtagtccgtagtggatgctgggaactccgaaaggaccatggggattagcggctccgcaggagactgggtacaactaaagaaagctttaggtcacctggtgtgcactggctcctcccactatgaccctcctccaagcctcagttaggatactgtacccggaagagctgacacaataaggaaggattttgaatcccgggtaagactcataccagccacaccaatcacaccgtataactcgtgatactatacccagttaacagtatgaaaacactgagcctctcaacagatggctcaacaataacccttttgttaacaataactatgtacaagtattgcagacaatccgcacttgggatgggcgcccagcatccactacggactacgtgaaatagatttaccggtgagtaaaatcttattttctctaacgtcctagtggatgctgggaactctgaaaggaccatggggattataccaaagctcccaaacgggcgggagagtgcggatgactctgcagcaccgaatgagagaactcaaggtcctcctcagccagggtatcaatgtagaattttgcgaacgtgtttgcctctgaccaagtagcagctcggcaaagttgtaaagccgagacctctcgggcagccgcccaagatgagcccaccttccttgtggaatgggcttttactgattttggctgcggtagtcctaccgcagaatgcgcaagctgaatagtgctacaaatccagcgagcaatagtctgctta
Proteins encoded in this region:
- the LOC135054502 gene encoding zinc finger protein 502-like is translated as MEMDWSHRTDRIINMTLEIIYLLTGEDYTVVRKTPVETEAHSSRARVSGGLSRTQSPITVSPPHSLIHERHNDQKIVEPTNKIIQLLTGEEGEYIEEHRGLYKDVMMENHRPLTSLDGPSNRDTPERCPRPLYSQDCTEENHRIPQEDQSEDLAEDTGREEETYVTDIKAVDIEGEEETYVTDIKAEDTEGEEETYVTDMKAEDIEGEEETYVTDIKAEDIEGEEETYVTDMKAEDIEGEEETYVTDMKAEDIEGEEETYVTDMKAEDIEGEEETWVTDMKAEDIEREEETYVTDMKAEDIEGEEETYVTDIKAEDIEGEEETYVRGDQQCKEEEIPTDTSTGGCSSRNVSEDHLILLPDGEIEEKYVSQESPKEIPLTPVTHAAHHRADISPVPSDPGESSPDISDNGASVTALTVDTELPSTVDAKCFTQDTQVITHQPGERPFPCPECGKCFIKKSALVTHQGSHTGERPFPCSECGKCFTWKSHLVTHQRSHTGERPFPCSECGKCFTWKSHLVMHQRSHTGEKPFPCSECGKCFTQKSHLVLHERGHTGEKPYTCSECGKCFTWKSSLVRHQRSHAGERPFPCSECGKCFTDKSALVTHQISHKGERPFTCSECGKCFIKKFYLVRHQSNHTGEKPFPCSECGKCFTVQSNLVMHQRSHTGEKPFPCSECGKCFTQKSHLVLHERGHTGEKPYTCSECGKCFSDKSHLFRHQRSHTGEKRFPCSECGKYFREKSDLASHQRSHTGEKPFPCSECGKCFTQKSHLVLHERGHTGEKPYTCSECGKCFSDKSHLFRHQRSHTGEKPFSCSECGKYFREKSDLASHQRSHTGEKPFPCPE